Within the Dechloromonas denitrificans genome, the region TGCGCCTTGGCGGCCGGCATGGCGGCGCCTTTGGCGATGTCGCGCAACATCATCGGGCGGTTGGTTGTGGCCAGGACATGCAACAGACGAAAACCGACTTCGATGGACTGAATGCCTTGCCGATCACTTGCGACTTTGGTAACCATGATGAACAGTGCGAATGAAAGCCGACATTCTATGCATCTATGACGCGGTTGAGCGCGCCGAATATAATGCGGCAGCAAATATATAGGGAGGTGGTATGCGTGCAGTCCTAGTGGCGAATCCAAAAGGCGGGGCGGGCAAGACGACGCTGGCAACAAATTTGTCCGGTTATTTTGCCAATCAGGGCAAGAAAACCACCTTGTGCGATCTCGATCGCCAGCAGTCGGCAATTCGCTGGATGGCCTTTCGCGATCAGGCTCTGCCGCCGGTCACCGGCTACTTTGCCGGCAACCAGCTTGGCCTGAATTTGCCCAGGGAGGCCGACTGGGTGGTCGTCGATGCGCCGGCCGGGCTGCAAGGTTACAAGCTGAGCGATTATTTGCGCAGCGTCGACAAGGTCGTGATTCCCCTGGTGCCCTCGGTGTTCGACATGGCGGCCACCGAGGATTTTCTCAACTCGATCCGCAATGAAATTCGCGGCCAACGCACCAAGGTGGGCATCGTCGCCATGCGCGTCGATCCGCGGACCAAGGCGGCCGGCATGCTCGAGGAGTTCCTGACGCACTTCGATATTCCGATTGTTGCCTACCTTCGCAACACCCAGAACTACGTCAATGTCGCCGCCGCCGGGGCAACCGTGTTCGATCCGCCGCGCGCCAAACACCGGCGCGATGTCGAGCAATGGGCATCGCTGACCGAGTGGCTGGAAACTGAATAGCTGTTTTCGCCGATTGTTCTTGACAGGCCAGGGCCAGGTCCGGATAATCCGCCCCTCTGACGGACGCGGGGTGGAGCAGTTGGCAGCTCGTCGGGCTCATAACCCGAAGGTCGCAGGTTCAAGTCCTGCCCCCGCAACCAAGCATATTAAGGGCTTAGCAAATTGCTAGGCCCTTTTGCTTTTCAGGCTGCGCAGCTATTTCGTTATGGCACTCGCGAGGCGTTGCATGGCGGTTTCAATTTCATGATCCGTTAAGGATGCGTAGCCCAGCAACCAGCCGAACTGTTTTTCCGGCCCCAGATATAACCGACTCAATCCGGCAAATTGCACACCTACGTCGGCTGCTTGCCGAATGGTTTTCGCTTCTGACCATCCCTGCTTCAAAAAACACGGTATCTGCATGCCGCCGGCTGGGCGCAGCGGAGTGACTATCCCGCCAAGATAGCGGTCGATGGCTTTCAGCATTACCTCCCGGCGACTGGCGTATAGCTTGCGCATGGCGCGAACATGAGAGCTGTAGTGCCCATCATCCATGAAGCGCGCCAACGTCAATTGGAGAATCTGCGGTGTGTGCCCATCGAGGATGCTTCGTGCGCAGGTAAATGCGCTTACGAGCTGATGGGGTAGCGCCATGTATCCCATACGCAGGCCTGGATAGAGGGTCTTGCCGAAGGTGCCGACATAGAGCGTTCTTTGGTATTTGTCCAAGCCTTGAACGCATGCCGTTGGCGGGCCGTCGTAATGGAATTCGCTGTCGTAGTCGTCTTCGAGAATCCACTTGCCGGTTTCAGCCGCCCAGTTGATCAAGTCAAGTCTGCGTTCCAGCGACAGGGTGGCTCCGGTGGGATATTGGTGCGAAGGCGTCACGTAGACGCAATTGGCGCCGCTGCGATCCGCCCGTAGCAGATCCGTGCGTATGCCTTGCCCATCGACGTCGATGGGGACGACCTTGGCTTCGGCGGATTCAAATGCCTTCTTTGCCCCAAAGTAGCCGGGGTTCTCCAGCATGATCGGCTTGCCGGCATCGACGAGCAACTGGGCGCACAGGAACAACGCTTGCCTGGTGCTGCTCAGCACCAATATCTGTTCGGCGGAAACCTTGGCGCCACGTTCGAGATTCAAGTAGGCGGCAATCTCCTCGCGCAGTGGCTCGGCTCCTTGAGGGTCTCCGTGCAGAAGCACCTGGCCGCGAAAGTCTTTCAATGCCTGGCGCTGCAGGCGCTCCCAGACATCGGTGGGAAAGGTGCGGGTTTCCGGCAAGCCCGTGGCAAAGGCTCGGCTGACCTTCTGATCGAACACTCCGCCGCTTTCGAGGATCATCCGGCCGCGCCGGCTCAGGCCGGCTCCCGGCTCTGTCACTTTGTGGTTTGGCTCTCGAAGCCTCAGGCGCCGACGCTCGATACCGCGCAACTCGGTGCCCATCGTCTCAGGTACATAGCTACCAGAACCTTTCCGTCGGATGACGAAGCCGTCGCGCTGCAATTGCACATAGGCGTTTTCGACGGTGTCGCGGGCAACACCCAGCGATTTGGCGAGCGCACGTGTGGCAGGTAGCTTGACGCCCGGTCCCAGTGTGCCATCGAGTATCAGGGCGCGCAAGGCACGCTGGATACGTTGGTGCAGATCCAAACGCTGAAGGTCGGCGTCATTCAACCGGATTTTCAGCGTTTCAAGCTCAAGTGCGCTCTTCATGTGGTCTGTTTTTGTTGTTGATATTTGAATCAAATTGCAGACCATTTTAACTCCGGGCTCCACCCGTTTGCAGCATTCGTGGCTGACGAAACCGGGTGTTGCTTTTCGTGTCAGCCGGCTCAGAGCAATGCATGGTCAGGGCATCAATCAAAAGTGGTCTGCCAAAT harbors:
- a CDS encoding ParA family protein, with translation MRAVLVANPKGGAGKTTLATNLSGYFANQGKKTTLCDLDRQQSAIRWMAFRDQALPPVTGYFAGNQLGLNLPREADWVVVDAPAGLQGYKLSDYLRSVDKVVIPLVPSVFDMAATEDFLNSIRNEIRGQRTKVGIVAMRVDPRTKAAGMLEEFLTHFDIPIVAYLRNTQNYVNVAAAGATVFDPPRAKHRRDVEQWASLTEWLETE
- a CDS encoding PLP-dependent aminotransferase family protein, whose translation is MVCNLIQISTTKTDHMKSALELETLKIRLNDADLQRLDLHQRIQRALRALILDGTLGPGVKLPATRALAKSLGVARDTVENAYVQLQRDGFVIRRKGSGSYVPETMGTELRGIERRRLRLREPNHKVTEPGAGLSRRGRMILESGGVFDQKVSRAFATGLPETRTFPTDVWERLQRQALKDFRGQVLLHGDPQGAEPLREEIAAYLNLERGAKVSAEQILVLSSTRQALFLCAQLLVDAGKPIMLENPGYFGAKKAFESAEAKVVPIDVDGQGIRTDLLRADRSGANCVYVTPSHQYPTGATLSLERRLDLINWAAETGKWILEDDYDSEFHYDGPPTACVQGLDKYQRTLYVGTFGKTLYPGLRMGYMALPHQLVSAFTCARSILDGHTPQILQLTLARFMDDGHYSSHVRAMRKLYASRREVMLKAIDRYLGGIVTPLRPAGGMQIPCFLKQGWSEAKTIRQAADVGVQFAGLSRLYLGPEKQFGWLLGYASLTDHEIETAMQRLASAITK